The following is a genomic window from Triplophysa rosa linkage group LG11, Trosa_1v2, whole genome shotgun sequence.
CCAAAGGTCTGACACACACATTGTGAGACAGTGAGATGATTCAATGAGCCACCTTAATTAAACTTTAATGGACATTTATGTCTAtgcacatgtttgtttgtttgtttgtttgtgtatgtgggTATTTGTTACCTCCTGAGAACACCAGGCACAGGTAGGATGGATAGACAGACATTCTTTACAGGTACTCACTCCTCTAGAAGTGCAAATGTTAGAGTCTGGAAACATGACCAAACTCTTACACATAATTCATCAGGATTTTGGTTAATGGTGCAGTTGTTAACGGTTCTCATGAATTGCATTGCACAGACAATATCAAAAGATCAACTTACCCACAGCCGTGGAAACTAGTGCTACAGACATCCAAACTTGCATCAACGTAACTCTCATTTTAACAAATCCAAAGCTACGGGCCAAAGAAATAACAGCCTCCTGTTGTGGTAGTTTTCTGCCTCCACTCTGGCTAATTTATGGATGTTCAAATGGATGTTCAAAGTGGGAGTGGAAACTGTCATTCCGAGGCATGTTACAACAGATGACCTAATGCTTTTTCAGCACTTTGCGATCTCGTGTGTTTCTGAAATGTGTGGCCCCTAGGCAGGATGAAACTTaccaaataaatactaaatgaaGGTTTGGCTCCCTTCATTTTTTTCCAACAGTAAACACCTAATTTAATAAAGTTAACAtaccattaaaataaataaactgaaatgtttagaaatagTCTCTTACCCTCCATATTTGCAGTTTTATAGAAGTTATTCCATTTCAGCTTAAGGTCCTGTTAACCCTGTGGTTTAATGTGTTTTCAAAGTGTTGATTTTACTGGATATTTAGTTCAAGACGCATATTTTTGATCTGTAACTGCCGagtatttaataattgtttaaaCACTTGCCACTTCCTCAGGCACTATACTGAACAAGGTGTTTAGCACCATCTATTGGTAATATGTTTGCATTACACAAGCACGTCAAAAGCTCACTTCTACACGAGATGATTTTTGTCTGATGTAATTTATACTTCtgaagaaatataaatatgtatgaataatatattttatattatgtatttctttttttttacatttataaattttGTGTTAAAGCAGGAACTGACATAGTAATAAAACTATGCAACTGCTCAAAGGCATCGAAATagatacaaataaattaaaattcaaaagtattaaatcagaaaaacgtatgtacatttaaaataaagtaaaaaataacataaagaGCATTAGCCACAATTCTTTACATAACCGTCCAGCGCTGACACATGCAAGGTTGACAGATTCATTACttttacaattaaatattttataaatctgGTCTAAATGTTAGCCCAGTCaaagtatctgtctgtctcacaATCTTCTCACTACTCACTACTTCTCTCGTCTTCATTTTACAGTCCATTAAAAGACCCGTGGGACTGGAGGAAAGACACAGTTGAGTTTTTCTCTGGATAAAATAAGTGTTGTCCATGTATGAGATCTCAGAAACCTTTTTACACTTTATGTTTtggttctttctctttttcGTACACAGAATGTTACTTACTGTTCCTGATGTTGTGCCAATCATAAGATGAGTAGgcctaacgattattttaagaGGTGTGAAGAAGAAACTggttctacactgtaaaaaatgattttttgagtttgtaaataaagctaGCATTACTTGAGTATGTTTTACAAGCAAGTTGTATTTAGTCTTTCTACTTTAAAAGGTTGCATTTAATTCAATGTGATACTTGAGGttcttttgtaattatttgtgttCTAATACAtaagtacatttaaatgaaaatgccaagtaatattaacttggtgttttgtcattaaattaagcgATGTATAAAACTGATGAACGCAAGTAAGATATACTCCACACAGCCGTATAACTGCTGCACATGCGCACTTCGGACATTACAAATGGCGCGTAGAGCCTCGGGAAGCTTCCCCAACGGAACATTTTCAGCGCCTGAGGGTATTAAACTATGGTaagtcattaaatgttttatttttaattcatgtagTAACATTTGCAGTATAGTGTTAcgttaataaactttattttcgcTTGTTATTGAGTCTCGGTATTGCTAACATTTCTGGATAACGTTTGCAAAcgcggttgttttttattatgcacatgGATAATAGAATTAACGTGATGCTAAATTGAGCTATTAATATGTTGACAGTGTTCAGTTTGATAAGTGCCATGTCTCGCATGTATAACATTACGTAACTTAGACAAATAACTTGCGTGTAATGCATATTCATCAATTTAAATCAAGTTTAAGCTCCGTATATAACCAAACCAATATGATATTGATAAACTTGCTGTAGCCTGCTGTATGTGAGTGTTAACTTAGCCGTAGCTAACTCTGCCTTAGCTATAGCTCTGAACTGGCGTTGTTGTTACAGATAGAATGGTGGATCTTGAACTAATTTgttctaacatttaaaaattgttATAACATTAGCCTATGTTCAATGCATTAAGGTCAATAAGTTCATTTGAAttgtaaatgacaaataatctaATTGTGGCATTAACATCCATGTTCATCTGTTCCACAGGTAACGTTAATTTAACGTTAACGGATTGGACTCTGATGCCAGAGGAAATGTGAAGGTGGTTTAATGgatctgaattgttttatttgattaacttgttttttttgtttctctgttttttaaataagctgttaaatatttgaattcaaactctgaataaaagtatttttgtgaaatgcCTGTCAGCGTTTTTGAAGTTCAGATACATTTAACTTAACACATATTAATACCTCATATAAgatttcaagtaatatttacaaaaaacaaacaagtaaagatTATGGAGGAAAAGATAACTAGGACTCTTGTAATGTAAAgtaatattaagtatatttagaagcattacttaaataaaatttacaaacaaacgatgagtaaaatttacttgaccCCGTACTTGGGAATTTCTATTAAAAACTAATTCGACATGTGTTTAGCCTTTACTTAGACAGTTCTGATAAATGTACTAACATTTCCTGAGTGAAAATTGCTTCCtagcttttttcaagtaaacttAACTCCAAATTTGTTCAGTGTATGTGCTGTAACTATATTATAGTTCTTTGCTTGTAATCGGGTTTtcaccacttttagtgctatatagaaccatgttttggtgcttcagtggttcttcagcggttctttgggatgactgatgTGCTATATAGAACTGCTGAAGAACCACGGTGCTATAGCACCTCGGTTCCCCTATATGATTTcgagcaaagaaccacttttagtgctatatcaccattttattttagagTGGGTCTGGATTCAGTTAAACTTGTATTGCaatattttcaattatttgAGTACATGTTATGCTTTTCTCATCTTTTTGCAGAATCCTTCAAAACAATAAGCACTAACTCAGGGGAAACAGATCACACATTTCAGCTTTCATTTCAACATCTGTACACTTGTTTCTTATGTTGCTAGATTTAAAAGTAGGCCTACCACAGGTCTATACAAACATATCGCCTATTagtataacaaatatttttggTTTATACTCTCTAaatacccagctaacacagtacgttctgacgacgtcgccagttcgtcttcatttgttcaccgtgacattactttatGACCACGTTTTGAGGACGTCTTTGCAACGTTCCGTTTCTTAGAATGTTTGCTTATGTTCctgaaacgtcctagccacttCCTCAAATAAagttgtgaattaatcccatggagaacgtcgtagcgacgtgatgtactggtcttcagaaaacctggacactggtcatttgattaatgaatctggtcatttctatttattatgttattgtgtggaaaatgtatgatgagagtaaaatctgttataatgtcaagacgaatgcaataaatccaacttctgacagctattaaacaggagtttaattcgataccacaattaaaacttcgtttctatttatttagtgcgcGCTTCTGATAGGTGCGCGCACGtgccttttctgttctgcaaagagccacgcgctcgcatcatttaaacgttaagggtcttttttttcttcactgcctgatattactttagcggtttattaatattctttctttactttataccttagagatgtgagagtaaacacatattttagggattttcgatcgatttggcgcgcttaaatgaacggaccctgatgtttgtgaatgtgactaaagaagcttttgatgttgtttttaaaaacggacaacctgctaaacgtatgtggtaagacaacaatataatgttaagcttaaacataatgtttattcatctctttcaataaatatctactttaaatcctctatattgagttgaagtctttgattatttatgtcatgtactacagtataaataaaatatctgattgtgatgtacagtgctgtgttgagttttagaatcgttatactgtgctctatacatatttgaatagagaattactccaattgTGCATAACATGGAATCTTTAAAGCACAgattcagtgttgggtaagttactctcaaaaagtaattaattactagttactaattacatattcaatagtgtaattagattactgtacaaattactctctccaaaatgtatttagttacttattactaattactttctatatcctacatcaacatgaaagggctcttttaattcatttaaataaataatattaaactacataaagtactcttattaactgaccaacgtattacaaatgtgagaattatacattaaagcacagattttaaagttagactttgaattttgatgtcaattccactattgcacacatatatattacacaaagtatttagtttaattacatcaaaagtaactgtaattaaattacagaaaaaataagagtaatcccttactttactttttcaagggaaaagtaattaaattacagtaactaattacttagtaactagttacacccaacactgcacagattaaatcacaaattaatttaatcctccatatgagggatgataattgtttaaattaaattttaaaaaatgattttaacaacgtgactgtttggtcggTAAGACatgctcatcacgtcccagaaacgttttTTGGTACGTCCATGCGACGAATATGGAACGTCTCAGgcatgtcttcaggaggtaatcaccatgtcccaacaacgtccaatgttacgtcgtcacgacgaatatgggaatcacaaagttacgtcgctggaacgttattatacgtcgtggcaacgaatatggtccggtccaggtacgtcatcacaacgtaactgtgttagctgggtatgcactgatatatatataccgtataaatacatcatatatatatatatatatatatatatatatatatattaatatatacaaaaGTACAATCTAAACTGCAAAATCTAAAGCTGTGCAACACTTGTTCTTACAGTTACAATGTCTGACCAAGGAGTAGCCTACATAAAAgaaatgctttcaaaaagtGTTTGACATCTTTATTCAAAGCATGCTGCACTACTTCAAGTTTCAATATTGTTTACAAAATACAGCATGCAGTAGAGGTCTTATTTAGAAAGTGCAGGACACACCGAGCATCGCGCATGCCGAGAGGAGAGACGTCCGCAGGTGCGAGCAGGGAAAATAAACGTGCAAGTTTCCCCATCAGACGCGCGCTTCTCCTCTCGCGTGCTCTCGGTCGAAGAAAAATACATCTGGACATTTTAAGATCAAAACAGCTGCGATACCAAAATGCAAAAGTTACCGTTCACAAAACATGCTCTTAAAAGTGATTGTCttacaaacaaaatacaaataattataCGCTGCTTATTTTCTGAGGTAAAAACGTGTGAACACTTCACTGCAATATCTAAAATGCAAAAGCTATGTAAACATGAACCAACAATACATTATCGTTTGGTAAACGTGCACTCTGTCATCTTTGCTTTAAACGAGTAGAAGTTGCATATCTCCACACAATCTGAGAACAATCGATGGTCACTGGTGCCATTCGGTCCGGCAGCCCGATTACAGGTGACACCAGTGTCTAACTCAGTCCGATCATTACTGCCTCGACGTCTTTGGATGGCCTCCGGTCCTTGACCAGAAAGTTAATCATACTTTCTGACTTGATCATGAGGTTGCAACCCAGAAAGAAGATCCCGAACATGACGGTGAGCGAAAGTACGCACAGCACGGCAATCTGCACCACGCGCGTCACGAACAGCTTGCGCTCGTCTTGCGCGAGAACTAAAGACCCGCCGCCGTCGTTTGCGGTCACTTCGCTCCCGTTGCGTGCGCAGCAGTCCACCAGCGTCCCCGCGAGCTCTTGGCTGCGGTTGAGCAGAGCCCCACGCGTAAAAGCTGTATTGTTGAAGAACGTTCCGTTCATCTTGAGCGGGGACGCAAAAACACTAGTACAACACTAAATCAAGCCTCTGATGGCATCGACTGACTTTGTGCAACTGCCTGTTGAATCGGCCAAGTTTCATGAGGGGGAAAAGTCAAACAAGTATCTTCTAAAGTCATTTGTGATGGTTCACACCATCACTGCGCAAGCAGGTTTGAGGAAAAAGTGCTCCGTTTACGTTGCGTTCTCTCACACCCGACTGATACTAAGTAACGTAAATCAGCGCAGCAAAGCCAATGCAACTGAGCTGAGACCTGTGCGCAGGTTTCGTGTTGTGTGGTCCATGTGGAAGGGGTGGGGGTGGCCACGAGAGAGCGATCAGCCTCAAACGTCGCCTGGGAGACCGTTCTCTGTCAGAGCTGGAAGATGCTCTGCCCAATGGGGATTTGAAACATTGGTCAAAAACGGGCAGCAACCCACATGACGTAAAGTTAATGATcattaatatataaaagaaCGTGCTTTTGGAAACATCTTTACACGTGTGTAGAGAAAGCAATTGCAGCCCAAAGTGGGCTAGAATTATGAAACCGAAGTCTGTTAGATTTAATTCATACGGTAGGCTATACAGAATTCTCATCGAAACGGTGACAAAAAGAAAGTGAAGACAGCGAGAGATGCTGCCAGGCGAGTTTGTTGAGAGCGCGCGCTGCAGCTGGCAAATGTCACACTGACAGAAACCCGTGGGAGAGATAAGACCGAGATAATTTAAGAAACGAAAAACGGAGTGTCGATTAAACTTTTCTGAGACAGTCAAGGCGTTCACTATTGATTCCTCGCTTTCTTTGccaaacagaaaaatatttgaatgaatCGAGAAATATAATAACAGGATTACATGATTATTTCACTTTTGAGCAGAATAATATATATGCTTTTAAAAGCTGTTTCAAACTGCCTGAGAAAATAACGATTTTAGaaaattgtttaataaatttTGGCAAAGGTCACTAAAAGACAGACATGAATTCCTTCACCCATATGACTCGCTAGATTACTGTTTTCAATGTAGTCTAAACAATTTAAAACAGCTTTTATATAATGCGGATTAAAAAGCATGCATACAGAAGCTTAAACGTCTCCTTATCTCCCACACAGCTTCAGGGGACTTCACACATATTCCCTCTGTGCATTCTTCTGCAGTCTATACAGAACAAACATGTATCTTTTTGGTTTGAGAAAACACATAGGCTGAATTAACAATTGCTATTTTTATGAGTCTGTAATATTAATGTAATATTGAAATGTGGTGCTTGAACATATTGCTGGTTTGGAGTGCTCCTAGGCAACAGGCAATCTTTACGCATAAAGACAGATGGTTGTCTTGGTTGGAAAACCTGAAGAATTGATGGAGAGAGAGGGTTGAAGGGTGCATGGTCAGAAAAATGGGGAGTTGTTTCCACTTCACTGAGGGAATTGGCAGCCTAGCAACAAAATTTAAGAGATGATGTCCCCTAGCAACCAATAGGCTTCACTGCCTTTTCATAATGCACGTAGACACAACAACTAGTGGTTAACTTTAACCATGCAACAAGCCAGCGACGTAAAATTTGGCATGTCCGCCACAGCCTCACACGCAGGCATACGCAGACACAGTCACAAATAAATACTTTCAGTTAAACAAGACACACTGTTCTCAAGCTGTTCTTTCGGTGTAATTATTTTGGTTGATTCAACTCAGGGACTGAAGAAAACAGGAAGAATACAAATGCTTAACCTTCCCTTGCCACATACTTAGAAGTGTTTCGTGTCTGTTGGAGGTGCAAACTCGTTCTATCTTTCTAATTTTCTTTAACACAGTCTCAGCGGCACTTTTCTGAGATCGCCCGGTGAGGTGTATTAGCAGTCAAGCACTAACCAAAAGACCCGGAGAGGTCTCACAGCATGATGCTGTGTGTGCACTCACATCTGTTTCAGTGAGTTTATGTTGTGAGTCAGTGATTACAGTCACTttcactgtcatcatttatataACAATTACAGTCTCGAATTGAAAAGATGTATATACGTGTGTGCATGCATCTGCTCTActgtcaaaataaataattacattataTTGTCAAATAAACATCATGTAGTTTGATTCATAAGTGGTTTATCCATTGGGaccaaaaatgtccccacaaagtcAAAAATTACTTTTCCAGGACCCCAcacaccagcacacacacattctttctTGTCTACCTCCAGCCATCTGCTGGGAGCACACGTCACACACGCTCACTTCATCTGGTCAAAGATCGGGTTGTTCAGCGGCGCTCAATCCAAACATGCATTATGTGTTATTAGCCCATACTGACCCCAGACCAGCTCTGGAGCTCAAACAATCTTCTAAGCATCTCTAAGCACAATGTGTATGAATGAAAGTGGTGTCACAGGTGAGTAATAGATATCATTCAGGAAGTATTGTCAAGAGAActtaaatgcacacacacaacggAAGCGATCACGCCTGCACGGTGGCTTATCCCTCTGCCTCTCAAACACAACTCCACAATTCCAGCACACAAGGCAGTAACTAAGCAACAGGCCAGAGAAGGGGagcaaaaagagagagaaaggatgGGGTGACTATTGTTGGGTCCACTGGTATCTGTGGTTTCTTTAGCATTGATCTAATCAGGCCCCACCACtcaagcatttttttaaactctCATTATTTCTCCAaacctccattgtatggaaaataTTAAGATCTCACGATAGAAGTGGTTCTGTCTCTGGTTCAGAGACAGGTTTGTGTTGAATAGAGCGGTACTAAATATGACTTTATATGGAGAATATTCTCCTATGTTGTCTCACTTTAGTCTTTGCTTCTCAGTTTTTTTCGTACTGTCTCCTTTCCCCTGCAATGTCTTATTATAGCAGGGCTAGATTTCAAGTTGACAGACAGATGCAATTGAAGCAGgctttcagaaaaaaatcagcATTAATTAATGAAAACAAATTGACTGTTGATGTCAGAAGAGTACTTAAATACTGAAAgccattaaaggaatagttcacccaaaaatgaaaaatctgtcattttttcaccctcatgtcttttaaAACCTGCATacatctctttttttctgtggaacacaaaattaaatattttgagaaatgagaCACTGGTTTGGTGTCAATGcaaagtcaatggtggccagtgttgttcggttaccatccttcttcaaatatcttttgAGTTCtggagaaaaagaaagtcattacAAAAAAATTGTCCTTACATTCCCTCCTGTAGCCTAAGTCTTGcctgattgtttttttttttgaagagagaaaaaagttttgaagattTTTTTACCAGAATGAAAATTATGAAGTCATAATCACATATGACGTCATAATGCATTATTATGACATCACAATGATTTATTATGCCATAATCGACTATGAGGTCATAATACTTTTTATGTCATAAAGCATTATTGCTTAGTCGAGTATGATGTCATAATTTTTGTTCTCTCCAAAAAAAtcctcttaatttttttttgaaGGGAAAAAAAACTGATGAAGAGGAAAAAAttgaagagaaaaaaatgttgaagAGGATTTTTTGAAGGGATTAAGAACTtttgaagagaaaaaaaatttGAAGAGATTTTTTTCTTCACAAAGATCTTTTATTTACATTGTGGTTCAGGGCTTCCATATATTTTCTAACTGACTGTTTAATACTCCTTTTATACTTCTGGTagattatactgtatacaatCATTCAACGCAACATTACCTCCAGCATATGCCAGAAAAACACTAGAAaaatccaagactaaaagagtcactttattatatttaaaaccaAACAATTAGCAGTGACTGTGATTATTTGAGTTTTAACAAACACCATATCTATGACTTGTAATCTCAGAATACTTGAATTTAAACACAGTATAGTTTACTTGTGCTTCTTTCACCAGCCAATGGAAGGAACTGTACCAAAATGAACCTAGAGCAGTGATGCATAAGGAGCGCCAATGCCTGTGGGCATTTAAATGAGATTCCTTCAGTGCATAGTGGGACCTGATGTCTTAGCAAGTAAAATTGAAGAAGACAGTATGGAGGGCAATATGagttcagcagaacacaaagtgaaagaaccagccAAAAACATCTCCAGAGGACACAACAGGAGCATGATAACTTGAACAAGAGGTGGAGATGATGGAATATGAAATAACCCTGCGTGCATGTATTTCCGTTACTGGTCACCCAGTATCGTCGAAGTTTATCAAAGTTAAGATGAGGCTGCATAAAGGGAAACTTCAGGAAAAGAAAAGAGATCAAAGTTTGACGCCCTGCTGGCAGATGTCAAAACTACACCATGTGATCTATAAAGAGCATCCCTCTCCATTGACAGCCATTCAGatgtacatttatgaatttgacAGCGCTTTTATCTAAACTTTTTACAAAGAACATACAAATCCTAACTTTTTTTGTTATAGCAGATGTCTCATCAGTGTTTTATAGGGGTCTCAAAAGTGTGAAATAGAAATGTATTTTGACTTCTGCAGCTTTTCACGTGGTTTTGGGTGCACGTTGTAATGGTGACAGCAACAAGCATTTTTCCACATTTCCTGTAGCTCCAGAGCAGTTTGACATTTACAGTTTAGGTGATTGGCTCAGAAAATCTGCATGTGGGCTGAGTGCCCATGGGCAATAATGGCAGTGTATTAGCTTGTGTTTGGTTTTACATACAAACTGTGTTGGCTGTTCCCCTCTGAAGGCACAAGAGTGACatcattatttttcaaaatagcaACTGCAAATGATCTCAATAATCCATAGCTTCAGCACCATAACttgtatgtacacacacacagtgtcatCCGCAACTAAAGCCTGTCAGCTCAGGTTAGGGTTACCATAGCAACCAACAGAGATAATAGCCATATAGTTGGGCACATGCCGCAGGGTGTGtgtaagaaagagagagagagagagagagagagagagagagagagagagatactgtATTTCTGTGTCAAAAAGTCACTGAGACCAAGTGATGATAGCTATCTGCCATCTGTTATTAAACATAAACTAGTTTAGACCTCAATACTTATCTGAATGAAGAGATATTAATCTATCCAAGTACAGTGGGCTGTTCATTGATActtttatattgtgttttcttagaaaaaatatatttactgcTCAATGCAACAGCATTTAGTGTCATGGACTTGCATTTTTCTAAAGAACCGCCATAACCAGATTATCTAGGATGGATGTAAAAGGATTGTCAAATTTTTGCCTTGAGAATGAGGTACTTTAAGTCGGTGGTTCTCAATAGGTTAAGACCCAACTTGCATTGCGGTCTGATGGGAAGTCATTTGGGCAACTGTCTATTTTATTGACCTTTCCAGGATTTATAATTGTGGTACTGGTTTGGGTCGTAATTTAATCTTCATCTAAAATGTAGGTGTATGGATTAAATAATGATGGAAAAAAATGGAAAAGGATACAAACGCTGTAGCTGCTCATCATAAATCTTCTGTTGATTTTTTCCAGTATATTAAGGGGAAAACACACGCTGTGATGACTGAAGACAGAAGGCATATGACAGAGCCACATACACACTGTAAATAGATTAATCTTGTTCCTCTCTTTCTGTCGCTCTCCTCGCGTTTCTCGATGCCCCCTCAGAGACAGGGCTTTTAAAAATAGCCGTCCCTCCTTCAGATTACGGCACGCGTCTTGATTAATTACAGTGTTTGAGGTGTTACTGTGTGGTGGGTGTGATGGTTTGTGGGAGGGACGCATAGAAACGAAGGGAGAACGGGAGAGTGGGAGCAGACTGCAGGAGAAAATGAGGTGCCTTCAAAAGTTTGCGGCTCAAACAATTGGATGTAAAGGGTTTAGCATAAAAGCGTAGGATATAAACGTTAAAACGTATCACCAAGTCGTTGCCAAATCATGCATTAGGATAAACTGTGGTGTAAAGACCAGGGTAAGAGTAATTCATTGATAATCTGATTGTCAGTCATTTAAAATGGCAAGGCCGCATTCTCTTTAACACTCATAATGGCAAAAATGGAACCAGGTTGGATTTTTCTTTATAAAGGTATTTTCTGTCAAGTCAAGTTTTATTTCTTTCCAATTTTCTATCTTCTGTCTTCTTTCTCAATGTGAGTCTATTCTGGCGTCAGGGACATCTTTTGCTTGAtgaatatacacatttttaaatggtaTATTCCCTGGGAATTGATCCCATGATTTTAGCATCACTTAGACTAATGGTTTACCTGGTTTATACAGTTTAAGTATGTTACTATAGACCTTTGGACATCTGCATGGAgcttattttgttaaaaacaattgTGTAGTGCCATCTAGTGCATATCATATATAGTGCATGATGTGCCCCCTGAATTCTTTTATATGGTTTTATTTCTAGCAGGGAACACAAGCACGATGCTGTTTTCTACAGAATGGATGTAAATGGAGACCATGGCTACCTTTGGTCAtcatctgtttttattgtttcaaaAAGTAACATACTatctaaatatacagtattaaatgCCATTGTAATCTCAattaaaacatctgaaaatgTTTTCCTCCATTTTCCTCATGAACCTCCTTCACAATACCTGTGCttacaatatgaaaaataatctAAACTTTAAAGTCCCCCATGTGGTCGATAATTTTATCCTTTAAAACGAATCTTTTATCATCAAAATATTTAAACGTTTTTCCTTTGAAAACAAATTTTCCTTCcttaaaatagcttgaatgtaacTCTACATCTCAGCTTCATTAAGTATACGCAGATACATGAATATGCAAAATAGCCCCGCCTCCACTCAATCGCACTCAAACGCaaaactgaaagtgaaactgagaCCTGACACAGCAGTGCAGCGATAATTTTAGCCCACATCTGTGCGCCACTTTGCATATTTATGCCTCAAACTGCTTGTCCGCAGGGGTCAAATGAGTTGATGTGATCGGTTACAGGTTTATGACATCATTGACAGGAGCAGTTTCAAACcgcattttttaaattgtctttggtaaactgcagttttatggagaaaatatTCAGCATGCaatggtttaaaataaaaaactggcaCATGGGTTGtctcaaaacattaaaaacacctCATAAACATAAAAACCATTAGTTAGTAGGCCTAGCAGTGAATTATACAGTTGGTACCTTCGCAGAGAAAtctattaaaattaaaaaatgca
Proteins encoded in this region:
- the rprml gene encoding reprimo-like protein is translated as MNGTFFNNTAFTRGALLNRSQELAGTLVDCCARNGSEVTANDGGGSLVLAQDERKLFVTRVVQIAVLCVLSLTVMFGIFFLGCNLMIKSESMINFLVKDRRPSKDVEAVMIGLS